Proteins found in one Streptococcus anginosus subsp. whileyi MAS624 genomic segment:
- a CDS encoding helix-turn-helix transcriptional regulator — translation MKKTVIEYYEELPQNLHFYKIEEESTLGNNFYRMNAEYGCGSVQVMNFHNQFLIIIADFIPSNNFEKVSEIEEEYFEISQFETDSSYFKVGGKKVKQVDKGICCYANTRKVAYAFCESNKPTSFTKVIITKKYFDSFLEERFGNAYETSKDALDFLVKNPNSPELNFVFQQIKDCPAVGNTRNLYMEGKVIEILSLITSTIELKKNRPHISVKLDRKDKRSLNKVITFMKHNLSSYPSIEELSKIANMSCSRFQMAFRQVYGTTVYEYLKVMRMNYALLLLQDTDDKIYHIALKVGYKNAGHFAKIFKSTFKMSPMEYRNIHHL, via the coding sequence ATGAAAAAAACAGTCATTGAATATTACGAAGAGCTTCCACAAAATTTGCATTTTTATAAAATAGAAGAAGAGTCAACATTAGGTAATAATTTCTACCGAATGAATGCCGAATATGGTTGTGGTAGTGTGCAAGTAATGAATTTCCACAATCAATTTCTAATTATTATTGCCGACTTTATCCCAAGTAACAATTTTGAAAAGGTATCTGAAATAGAAGAAGAATATTTTGAAATCAGTCAATTTGAAACAGATTCCAGTTACTTCAAGGTAGGCGGAAAAAAAGTGAAACAAGTCGATAAAGGAATTTGCTGTTATGCCAATACAAGAAAAGTTGCTTATGCCTTTTGTGAATCAAATAAGCCAACAAGCTTTACAAAAGTAATCATTACAAAGAAATACTTTGATTCATTTTTAGAAGAAAGATTTGGTAATGCCTATGAAACCTCAAAAGATGCTTTAGACTTTCTTGTAAAAAACCCCAACTCTCCGGAATTAAATTTTGTTTTTCAGCAAATAAAAGATTGTCCTGCTGTTGGAAATACCAGAAATTTATATATGGAAGGAAAGGTAATTGAAATACTTTCGCTTATAACAAGCACGATAGAACTGAAAAAAAATCGTCCTCATATTTCTGTAAAATTAGATCGTAAAGACAAGCGTTCATTGAATAAAGTTATTACATTCATGAAACATAATCTTTCATCCTATCCTTCTATTGAAGAATTGTCTAAAATAGCTAATATGAGCTGTTCTCGTTTCCAAATGGCTTTTAGACAAGTATACGGGACAACTGTTTACGAGTATCTAAAAGTAATGCGGATGAATTATGCTCTTCTTTTATTACAGGATACGGATGATAAGATTTATCATATTGCTCTAAAAGTCGGATACAAAAATGCAGGGCATTTCGCAAAAATTTTTAAATCAACATTTAAGATGAGTCCTATGGAATATCGTAATATTCACCATCTATAG
- a CDS encoding ABC transporter permease produces MRIINKFFRLVLVLFMISIISFFLANISSIDSAETIGHHLYGNPSQEQIENIRIEKGLDKPAPIQYIKWLQHALVGDLGISYQTSNPVLSDIKDKLFATVKLVIVSLFFIAVITIPLSLVSAYKKDTLIDKSIQVITILGISVPSFWLGYVLLSIFAIKLPIFKVVEYGNFRSLILPAVTLAAPVISSSVKILRTTLLENSEQEYVTYARARGLSYKRILYAHILKNSLPPMITLFFQNIGMMIAGSVIVENVFSWPGLGAYFMSAIVNRDTPAITGCMLILGMILVISSYVSESINQFLNPHIFTVKEDN; encoded by the coding sequence TTGAGAATCATAAATAAATTTTTCAGATTGGTTTTAGTGCTATTTATGATCAGTATAATATCCTTTTTTCTGGCAAATATATCCTCCATTGACTCTGCTGAAACAATCGGACATCATCTGTATGGTAATCCAAGCCAAGAACAAATTGAAAATATTCGTATAGAGAAAGGATTGGATAAACCCGCACCTATTCAATATATAAAATGGTTGCAACACGCATTGGTTGGTGATTTAGGAATATCCTATCAAACATCAAATCCTGTATTAAGTGATATTAAAGATAAACTTTTTGCCACTGTTAAACTGGTAATTGTATCTCTTTTTTTTATTGCGGTGATTACTATTCCTCTTAGTTTAGTTTCAGCGTACAAAAAAGATACTTTGATAGATAAATCTATTCAAGTTATAACCATATTAGGTATTTCTGTGCCTTCATTTTGGCTCGGATATGTACTTTTATCTATATTTGCGATTAAACTTCCCATTTTTAAAGTTGTCGAATACGGAAACTTTAGGAGTTTGATTCTTCCAGCAGTAACTCTGGCGGCACCTGTTATTTCTTCATCTGTAAAGATATTAAGAACCACACTATTAGAAAATTCCGAGCAGGAATATGTTACATACGCCAGAGCAAGAGGATTATCCTACAAAAGAATATTATACGCACACATTCTAAAAAACTCTCTTCCCCCAATGATTACTTTATTTTTTCAAAATATAGGAATGATGATTGCGGGAAGTGTAATTGTGGAGAATGTATTCTCATGGCCGGGACTCGGAGCATATTTTATGTCAGCCATTGTAAATCGAGATACTCCAGCAATTACCGGTTGTATGTTAATACTTGGTATGATCCTCGTCATATCAAGCTATGTATCCGAAAGTATCAATCAATTTTTAAATCCTCATATTTTTACTGTAAAGGAGGATAATTAA
- a CDS encoding ABC transporter permease — MFRKILANKQLLFGLSLIIIFITIAIFAPLIAPNNPYEVDISQKFLTPSHNFPLGTDQLGRCVLSRLIYGARYSLSIAFPSIFILALISTIVGTISAWFEGFLDKLILLLCDVFMAFPPIVIVLSLLGILGQGSINLIISIILSMWIWFVKVIRSYVLIEKRKNYIIAAKISGCNSIEIIVKHIFPNIAPLIVVYFSTGIAAIILMISGYSFLGVGLSENIPEWGIMLSNSKQYLYSNPTLIIYPGLCILLTSAGFNIFGESLRDVLSPKED; from the coding sequence ATGTTTCGCAAGATACTTGCCAACAAACAACTATTATTCGGTTTGTCACTAATAATAATTTTTATTACTATTGCTATATTCGCACCATTGATTGCACCAAATAACCCTTATGAAGTAGACATTAGCCAGAAGTTTCTGACTCCATCTCACAACTTTCCTTTAGGTACAGATCAATTAGGGCGTTGTGTTTTATCAAGGCTTATTTATGGAGCCCGATACTCACTTAGCATTGCATTTCCAAGTATTTTCATTTTAGCCTTGATTAGTACCATTGTCGGAACTATAAGTGCTTGGTTTGAAGGTTTTTTAGATAAACTAATTTTGCTACTTTGTGATGTTTTTATGGCATTTCCACCTATTGTCATTGTTCTATCTCTTTTAGGAATACTTGGTCAAGGCAGCATAAATTTAATCATTTCCATAATTTTATCTATGTGGATTTGGTTTGTAAAAGTAATTAGAAGTTATGTTCTAATTGAGAAAAGAAAGAACTATATCATTGCAGCTAAAATTTCAGGATGCAACTCCATAGAAATTATAGTTAAACATATATTTCCTAATATTGCTCCTCTCATAGTTGTGTATTTTAGTACAGGAATTGCAGCTATTATTCTAATGATTTCAGGTTATTCCTTTTTAGGCGTAGGACTATCTGAAAACATTCCGGAATGGGGAATTATGTTGTCAAACTCAAAACAATACCTATACTCAAATCCAACACTTATTATTTATCCCGGATTATGTATTCTTCTAACTTCTGCCGGATTTAATATTTTTGGAGAATCTTTAAGAGATGTACTTTCCCCGAAGGAGGATTAG
- a CDS encoding ABC transporter ATP-binding protein produces MDTLLQVRNLSVIHRKTKQKLVNNVNFSLNKSEILGIIGESGSGKTLTCRCILDLLSKKTFDISGEIIFENKNIISLPEEKLNLIRGNKIALIMQNPIVAFDPMTRIGKQMIESIQIHKNLHKNEILSMLEKMLIEFGMKDVHRIFRSFPSQLSGGMLQRLMIILALSLSPDIIIADEATTALDIKTQSTVLNEFKKIKEMGISLIIVTHDFGVIAKLADNVVVMKDGNFIESGTVYDIFDSPKNSYTKELLLSNLLKGGKK; encoded by the coding sequence ATGGATACACTACTTCAAGTTAGAAATTTAAGTGTGATACACAGAAAAACAAAACAGAAATTGGTCAATAATGTAAATTTCAGTCTTAATAAGAGCGAGATTTTAGGTATTATCGGTGAAAGTGGAAGTGGCAAAACATTAACTTGTCGTTGTATCCTTGATCTGTTGAGTAAAAAAACATTTGATATAAGCGGTGAAATTATATTTGAGAATAAAAACATCATTTCTTTACCTGAAGAAAAATTGAATTTAATTCGTGGAAATAAAATAGCACTAATAATGCAAAATCCTATTGTTGCCTTTGATCCTATGACAAGAATAGGCAAGCAAATGATTGAATCAATACAAATACACAAAAACTTACACAAAAATGAGATTCTATCTATGTTAGAGAAAATGCTAATCGAATTTGGAATGAAAGATGTCCACAGAATTTTTCGCAGTTTTCCTTCTCAGCTAAGCGGAGGAATGTTGCAAAGATTGATGATTATATTAGCTTTGTCATTATCTCCCGACATAATAATTGCAGATGAAGCTACGACTGCACTTGATATAAAAACTCAATCTACTGTTTTAAATGAGTTTAAGAAGATAAAGGAAATGGGAATTTCACTTATAATCGTTACTCATGATTTTGGCGTAATCGCAAAACTTGCTGATAATGTAGTTGTTATGAAAGATGGGAATTTTATTGAAAGTGGAACTGTATACGACATATTTGATTCTCCAAAAAACAGCTATACCAAAGAACTTCTGCTTTCCAATCTTTTGAAAGGAGGTAAAAAATAA
- a CDS encoding ABC transporter ATP-binding protein: MIVANSLSRKYQCDSSGNKEFISVDNVSFTLLPNSSYSLVGESGSGKSTLSLMLSAILPPSEGTIYFNNKDIWKMNKKELLAMRKDIQLVLQDSSGALNPRKKICESLYEPISKLCHLDKAEINSLILSILQKVELPETVLSKYPHELSGGQQSRVCIARAICVNPKYIIFDESVSGLDSTVRKKILDLLIDIRIQNNITYLFITHDIDVALYMANHIFVMKGGKIVEEIPNAVSYDSFHGEYSRELINALPPKSPYDR; the protein is encoded by the coding sequence ATGATTGTTGCAAATAGTTTGAGTAGAAAATATCAGTGTGATTCATCGGGTAATAAGGAGTTTATATCTGTAGATAATGTTTCATTTACTTTACTTCCTAACTCATCTTATTCACTGGTTGGTGAAAGTGGATCTGGAAAAAGTACACTTTCTCTAATGCTATCTGCCATTCTCCCCCCCAGTGAAGGTACAATTTATTTTAATAATAAAGACATATGGAAAATGAATAAAAAAGAACTTCTCGCTATGAGAAAAGATATTCAACTGGTATTGCAAGACAGTTCTGGAGCTTTGAATCCCAGAAAAAAGATTTGCGAAAGTCTGTATGAACCTATCAGCAAATTATGCCACTTAGATAAAGCAGAAATCAACTCATTGATTTTATCAATATTACAAAAAGTGGAACTTCCTGAAACGGTTTTATCGAAATATCCCCATGAGTTATCTGGCGGACAACAAAGTCGAGTTTGTATAGCAAGGGCAATATGTGTAAACCCTAAATATATTATTTTCGATGAGTCTGTCAGTGGATTAGATTCAACTGTACGCAAGAAAATTTTAGACCTTCTCATAGATATAAGAATACAAAACAATATTACCTACTTATTTATTACTCATGATATTGATGTTGCTCTATATATGGCAAATCACATATTCGTTATGAAAGGAGGAAAAATAGTGGAAGAAATACCTAATGCTGTTTCGTATGATTCATTTCATGGAGAATATTCAAGGGAGCTCATCAATGCCCTACCTCCTAAATCTCCATATGACAGATGA